One Actinospica robiniae DSM 44927 genomic region harbors:
- a CDS encoding GatB/YqeY domain-containing protein: MTTTTLKDRLRADLTAAMKARDALRSATIRMALTAITNEEVAGASARVLTDDEVLKVLGREAKKRREAAEAFAGAGRAEQAAREEAEGEVIAEYLPTPLSDEELDSLVAAAVAESGAEGPRAMGAVMKVLTPRVAGRADGSRVAAAVKAALS; the protein is encoded by the coding sequence ATGACCACGACGACTCTCAAGGATCGGCTCCGGGCCGATCTGACCGCCGCGATGAAGGCGCGGGACGCTCTGCGTTCGGCCACCATCCGGATGGCGCTGACCGCGATCACCAACGAGGAGGTCGCCGGCGCCAGCGCGCGCGTGCTGACCGACGACGAGGTGCTCAAGGTCCTCGGCCGGGAGGCCAAGAAGCGCCGCGAGGCCGCCGAGGCGTTCGCCGGGGCGGGCCGGGCCGAGCAGGCCGCCCGTGAGGAGGCGGAGGGCGAGGTGATCGCCGAGTACCTGCCGACGCCGCTCTCCGACGAGGAGCTCGACTCGCTGGTCGCGGCCGCGGTGGCGGAAAGCGGAGCCGAGGGGCCGCGGGCGATGGGGGCCGTCATGAAGGTGCTCACGCCGCGGGTGGCGGGCCGGGCCGACGGTTCGCGGGTGGCGGCGGCGGTGAAGGCCGCGCTGAGCTGA
- a CDS encoding metallophosphoesterase, translating to MRKKIAVPLGVAAVGLAGLGYAAGVEVNFYRLRRFELPVLEPGSDPIRILQVSDIHMVPGQRRKQKWLRSLAELEPDLVVNTGDNLSHPDAVGPVLDALEPLLRVPGVFVFGSNDYYQATKLNPAKYLRRGDLSHAPRKKREQNDWQLLEAGLAKHGWLQLNNARGALELGGRRFAFVGLDDPHVKRDRYELVAGGPDIDAEITLGVTHAPYLRALDAFAADGIPVILAGHTHGGQLCIPGYGALVTNCDLDTDRVKGLNTHTAPNERTSYLHVSAGCGTSRFAPVRFACPPEASLLTLVPRH from the coding sequence GTGCGCAAGAAGATCGCGGTACCACTGGGCGTGGCGGCGGTCGGTCTGGCCGGCCTGGGCTACGCGGCGGGCGTGGAGGTCAACTTCTACCGGCTGCGCCGATTCGAGCTGCCGGTGCTCGAGCCGGGCAGCGATCCGATCCGGATCCTGCAGGTCTCGGACATCCACATGGTCCCGGGTCAGCGGCGCAAGCAGAAGTGGCTCAGGTCCCTGGCGGAGCTCGAGCCCGACCTGGTCGTGAACACCGGCGACAACCTCTCCCACCCCGACGCGGTCGGCCCGGTCCTCGACGCGCTCGAGCCGCTGCTGCGCGTCCCCGGCGTGTTCGTGTTCGGCTCGAACGACTACTACCAGGCCACGAAGCTGAACCCGGCGAAGTACCTGCGCAGGGGCGACCTCTCGCACGCCCCGCGCAAGAAGCGCGAGCAGAACGACTGGCAGCTGCTCGAGGCCGGCCTGGCCAAGCACGGCTGGCTCCAGCTGAACAACGCCCGCGGCGCCCTCGAGCTGGGCGGCCGCCGCTTCGCCTTCGTCGGCCTCGACGACCCGCACGTCAAGCGCGACCGCTACGAGCTGGTGGCGGGCGGCCCGGACATCGACGCCGAGATCACCCTCGGCGTGACCCACGCCCCCTACCTCAGGGCTCTGGACGCCTTCGCCGCGGACGGGATCCCGGTGATCCTGGCCGGCCACACCCACGGCGGCCAGCTGTGCATCCCCGGCTACGGCGCCCTGGTGACCAACTGCGACCTCGACACCGACCGGGTCAAGGGCCTGAACACCCACACCGCCCCCAACGAGCGCACGTCCTACCTCCACGTGTCGGCCGGCTGCGGCACCTCCCGCTTCGCTCCCGTCCGCTTCGCCTGCCCGCCGGAAGCCTCTCTGCTCACCCTCGTCCCCCGCCACTAG
- a CDS encoding class I SAM-dependent methyltransferase produces MLISSLPFAPAGLELVIKQAFRHVMQAEAGIYEGGASLAQISHLRDVARRSDSTWIAEIGFNVGYSTIGFLESSPETKVVSFELDMRPCVKLAKEFIDQRYPGRHELVIGDSQVTVPEFADAERGGSIGFDLVFIDGSHVYEVAAHDIDNIRRIAAHRATVVMDDLTPWYLWGAGPTRAWHEAVDAGKIEALEYIVDGRIVSDIEGPADRAWAVGRFR; encoded by the coding sequence ATGCTCATCTCCTCCTTACCGTTCGCGCCGGCCGGGCTCGAACTCGTGATCAAGCAGGCGTTCCGCCACGTGATGCAGGCCGAGGCCGGCATCTACGAGGGCGGCGCGAGCCTGGCCCAGATCTCGCATCTGCGGGACGTGGCCCGACGCAGCGACTCGACCTGGATCGCCGAGATCGGCTTCAACGTGGGCTACTCCACCATCGGGTTCCTGGAGAGCTCGCCGGAGACCAAGGTCGTCTCCTTCGAGCTGGATATGAGGCCGTGCGTGAAGCTGGCCAAGGAGTTCATCGACCAGCGCTATCCAGGACGGCACGAGCTGGTGATCGGCGACTCGCAGGTGACCGTGCCGGAGTTCGCCGATGCCGAGCGGGGCGGGAGCATCGGCTTCGACCTCGTCTTCATAGACGGCAGTCACGTGTACGAGGTCGCCGCTCACGACATCGACAACATCCGGCGGATCGCCGCGCACCGGGCCACGGTCGTGATGGACGACCTGACGCCGTGGTACCTGTGGGGCGCCGGGCCCACGCGGGCGTGGCACGAGGCCGTCGACGCCGGCAAGATCGAAGCGCTCGAGTACATCGTGGACGGGCGGATCGTCAGCGACATCGAGGGTCCGGCGGATCGCGCGTGGGCGGTCGGACGCTTCCGGTAG
- a CDS encoding O-acetyl-ADP-ribose deacetylase, which translates to MAKAVIKLMQGDITNVHADALVNAANSSLLGGGGVDGAIHRKGGPEILAECRKLRAGHYGGGLPTGQAVATTAGRLPAQWVIHTVGPVYARSEDRSELLADCHRNALRVADELGARSVAFPAISTGVYGWPIDDAARIALATVAATDTDVQEVSFVLYDQGALEAFRAHAPRIG; encoded by the coding sequence ATGGCGAAAGCGGTGATCAAACTCATGCAGGGGGACATCACGAATGTCCACGCGGACGCGCTCGTGAACGCCGCGAACTCGTCGCTGCTCGGCGGCGGCGGAGTCGACGGCGCGATCCACCGCAAGGGCGGGCCGGAGATCCTGGCGGAATGCCGGAAGCTGCGCGCCGGGCACTACGGCGGCGGCCTGCCGACCGGCCAGGCCGTGGCCACGACCGCCGGCCGGCTGCCCGCGCAGTGGGTCATCCACACGGTCGGACCGGTGTACGCGCGTTCCGAGGACCGCTCGGAGCTGCTCGCCGACTGCCATCGCAATGCCCTGCGGGTCGCGGACGAACTCGGCGCGCGGAGCGTGGCCTTCCCCGCGATCTCCACCGGCGTCTACGGCTGGCCGATCGACGACGCGGCCCGGATCGCGCTGGCCACCGTCGCCGCCACCGACACCGACGTGCAAGAGGTCAGCTTCGTGCTCTACGACCAGGGCGCGCTGGAGGCGTTCCGGGCCCACGCACCACGGATCGGCTGA
- the dtd gene encoding D-aminoacyl-tRNA deacylase gives MRAVVQRVTSASVQVGDETVGAIDKPGLCVLVGVTHEDTPATAARLAEKLWTLRILEDERSCADLDAPLLLVSQFTLYGDARKGRRPSWTAAAPGPVAEPLFDAVVSALRGLGATVATGVFGAQMQVALTNDGPFTVLLEI, from the coding sequence GTGAGAGCAGTGGTTCAGCGCGTCACTTCGGCGAGCGTGCAGGTCGGCGACGAGACCGTGGGCGCGATCGACAAGCCCGGCTTGTGCGTCCTGGTCGGCGTGACGCACGAGGACACCCCGGCGACCGCGGCCAGGCTCGCCGAGAAGCTGTGGACGCTGCGGATCCTCGAGGACGAGCGCTCCTGCGCCGACCTCGACGCCCCGCTGCTGCTCGTCTCCCAGTTCACTCTCTACGGTGACGCGCGCAAGGGCCGCCGGCCGTCCTGGACCGCGGCGGCGCCCGGTCCGGTCGCCGAGCCGCTGTTCGACGCCGTCGTCAGCGCGCTGCGCGGGCTCGGCGCGACCGTCGCCACCGGCGTCTTCGGCGCCCAGATGCAGGTGGCGCTGACGAACGACGGGCCGTTCACCGTGCTGCTCGAAATCTAA
- a CDS encoding VOC family protein, protein MATTADAIRPSQLRILVDDFAASFRFYESVLGLTPQDGQSAGPYACFKFADGGTDVALFDRAAMTSAIGTTADDGSLPPRGSAEHLVLAFRVGDVDTAYASAVAGGAPGVSEPADQAGWGMRVAHVRAPEGTLIEFCSWDG, encoded by the coding sequence ATGGCGACCACCGCCGACGCGATACGCCCAAGCCAGCTGAGGATCCTCGTCGACGACTTCGCGGCGAGCTTCCGCTTCTACGAGTCGGTGCTGGGCCTCACCCCCCAGGACGGGCAGTCAGCCGGTCCGTACGCCTGCTTCAAGTTCGCCGACGGCGGCACCGATGTCGCACTCTTCGACCGCGCCGCGATGACCTCCGCCATCGGCACGACCGCCGACGACGGGAGCCTGCCGCCCCGCGGTTCGGCCGAGCACCTGGTGCTCGCCTTCCGGGTCGGCGATGTGGACACCGCGTACGCGTCGGCGGTGGCCGGGGGCGCTCCCGGCGTGTCCGAGCCCGCCGACCAGGCCGGCTGGGGCATGCGGGTCGCGCATGTCCGGGCGCCCGAGGGCACCTTGATCGAATTCTGCTCCTGGGACGGCTGA
- a CDS encoding cytochrome c oxidase assembly protein → MAVLPEAAGRCLSAGCGPASPLTLNQVFTGWKFDPAMLAVLLLGVAGYIYGVRKYRREVGRWPLARTVCFIMAALLFTLATMSFIGSYALVLFWDRALQNALLLMTVPLFLTCSAPLTLATTGDGRGAALVSRIIASKPLKVLTFPAVVSIILLVTPYLLYFSSWYRVSLTNGFVDETLHLELIAIGFLYFWSRVQIDPVPRRFSHMISVWISFVEGIGDAGVAMILWLGNGLVAGSYYASLSTLPHDQLYAPLSLGAHSGLAWNQAIGGAVFWIVGDLTSIPLLGALWRGLRREEHARGEVRDDELEVVAVEYAPGDGSAQERFRPWWETDPELAGRFGAVDSEESTA, encoded by the coding sequence ATGGCGGTGCTTCCCGAAGCGGCCGGTCGGTGCCTGAGCGCGGGGTGCGGTCCGGCCTCTCCGCTCACCCTGAACCAGGTCTTCACCGGCTGGAAGTTCGATCCCGCGATGCTGGCCGTGCTGCTGCTCGGCGTGGCCGGCTACATCTACGGCGTGCGCAAGTACCGGCGCGAAGTCGGCCGCTGGCCGCTGGCCCGGACGGTCTGCTTCATCATGGCCGCGCTGCTGTTCACCCTGGCCACCATGTCCTTCATCGGCTCGTACGCGCTGGTGCTGTTCTGGGACCGGGCGCTGCAGAACGCGCTGCTGCTGATGACGGTGCCGTTGTTCCTGACCTGCTCGGCGCCACTCACCCTGGCCACCACCGGCGACGGCCGCGGAGCCGCGCTGGTCTCCCGGATCATCGCCTCGAAGCCGCTGAAGGTCCTCACCTTTCCGGCCGTCGTCTCGATCATCCTGCTGGTCACGCCGTACCTGCTGTACTTCAGCAGCTGGTACCGGGTCTCCCTGACGAACGGTTTCGTCGACGAGACGCTGCACCTCGAACTGATCGCGATCGGCTTCCTGTACTTCTGGAGCCGGGTGCAGATCGACCCGGTGCCGCGCCGCTTCTCGCACATGATCTCGGTGTGGATCAGCTTCGTGGAGGGGATCGGCGACGCGGGCGTGGCCATGATCCTGTGGCTGGGCAACGGCCTCGTCGCCGGCTCCTACTACGCCTCGCTCAGCACCCTGCCGCACGACCAGCTCTACGCCCCGCTGAGCCTTGGCGCGCACTCCGGGCTGGCCTGGAACCAGGCCATCGGCGGCGCGGTGTTCTGGATCGTCGGCGACCTCACCAGCATCCCGCTGCTCGGCGCGCTCTGGCGCGGCCTGCGCCGCGAGGAGCACGCACGCGGCGAGGTGCGCGACGACGAGCTCGAAGTCGTCGCCGTCGAGTACGCGCCGGGCGACGGCTCGGCCCAGGAGCGGTTCCGGCCCTGGTGGGAGACGGACCCGGAGCTCGCGGGCCGCTTCGGGGCCGTCGACTCCGAAGAGTCGACGGCCTGA
- a CDS encoding SigE family RNA polymerase sigma factor, with product MRPRPAPTGGAVATDVDVTTDLLTETYQRHYTSLLRLAALLLDDIGSCEDVVQEAFIRVHGARARVREADKLLAYLRQTVVNLSRSTLRRRLLGLKLLPKPMPDAASAEEGAYAALEKDALIKALRGLQRRQREVLVLRYYSDMTEAQVASALGLSIGSVKAYGSRGIEALRSRLEEQ from the coding sequence ATACGGCCGCGCCCGGCTCCGACGGGAGGTGCGGTGGCGACTGACGTCGATGTGACGACCGATCTGTTGACCGAGACCTACCAGCGCCACTACACCTCGCTGCTGCGCCTCGCCGCGCTGCTGCTCGACGACATCGGGTCCTGCGAGGACGTGGTGCAGGAGGCGTTCATCCGGGTGCACGGCGCCCGGGCGCGGGTGCGCGAGGCGGACAAGCTGCTCGCCTATCTGCGCCAGACCGTGGTCAACCTCTCCCGCTCGACCCTGCGCCGGCGGCTGCTCGGGCTCAAGCTGCTGCCCAAGCCGATGCCGGACGCGGCGAGCGCGGAGGAGGGCGCGTACGCGGCCCTGGAGAAGGACGCGCTGATCAAGGCGCTGCGCGGCCTGCAGCGGCGGCAGCGCGAAGTACTGGTCCTGCGTTACTACTCGGACATGACGGAGGCTCAGGTGGCTTCGGCACTCGGGCTCTCCATCGGTTCGGTGAAGGCCTACGGCTCACGGGGCATCGAGGCCCTGCGCAGCCGGCTGGAGGAGCAGTGA
- a CDS encoding aspartate-semialdehyde dehydrogenase gives MNQYTKKLPTLAVVGATGAVGTVMLEILSTRQNVWGEIRLIASARSAGKLLTVRGEQIPVVALSEEAFDGVDVAMFDVPDEVSAQWGPVAAARGAVVVDNSGAFRMDPDVPLVVPEVNPAAARQRPRGIISNPNCTTLSMIVAMGALHAEFGLTKLVVSSYQAASGAGQAGIDTLRDQLAKVSATPNLGTAPGDLRRAVGDLGPFPAPLALNVVPWAGSLKDDGWSSEELKVRNESRKILGLPELKVSATCVRVPVITTHSLAVHASFEREITADQARAVLRDAPGIVLCDDPANGEFPTPNDVVGTDPTWVGRIRQSLDEPNELELFVCGDNLRKGAALNTAQIAELIAAELTEI, from the coding sequence ATGAACCAGTACACGAAGAAGCTGCCGACCCTCGCCGTGGTCGGCGCCACCGGTGCCGTCGGCACCGTGATGCTCGAGATCCTCTCCACCCGGCAGAACGTCTGGGGCGAGATCCGGCTGATCGCCTCGGCCCGGTCGGCGGGCAAGCTGCTGACCGTGCGCGGCGAGCAGATCCCGGTGGTGGCCCTGAGCGAAGAGGCCTTCGACGGCGTGGACGTCGCGATGTTCGACGTGCCGGACGAGGTCTCGGCGCAGTGGGGCCCGGTCGCGGCGGCGCGCGGCGCGGTCGTGGTGGACAACTCCGGCGCGTTCCGGATGGACCCGGACGTCCCGCTGGTGGTGCCGGAGGTCAACCCGGCGGCGGCGCGGCAGCGTCCGCGCGGGATCATCTCGAACCCGAACTGCACCACGCTCTCGATGATCGTGGCGATGGGCGCGCTGCACGCCGAGTTCGGGCTGACCAAGCTCGTCGTCTCCTCCTACCAGGCGGCCTCGGGCGCCGGGCAGGCCGGCATCGACACGCTGCGCGACCAGCTGGCCAAGGTCTCCGCGACGCCGAACCTGGGCACCGCCCCGGGTGACCTGCGCCGCGCGGTCGGCGACCTCGGGCCGTTCCCGGCGCCGCTGGCGCTGAACGTGGTGCCGTGGGCCGGCTCGCTCAAGGACGACGGCTGGTCCTCCGAGGAGCTGAAGGTGCGCAACGAGTCGCGCAAGATCCTCGGCCTGCCGGAGCTGAAGGTCTCGGCCACCTGCGTGCGGGTGCCGGTGATCACCACCCACTCGCTGGCGGTGCACGCCTCCTTCGAGCGCGAGATCACCGCGGACCAGGCCCGCGCGGTGCTGCGGGACGCGCCGGGGATAGTGCTGTGCGACGACCCGGCCAACGGCGAGTTCCCCACGCCCAACGACGTGGTCGGCACCGACCCGACCTGGGTCGGGCGGATCCGGCAGTCGCTGGACGAGCCGAACGAGCTCGAGCTGTTCGTGTGCGGGGACAACCTGCGCAAGGGCGCCGCGCTGAACACCGCCCAGATCGCCGAGCTGATCGCCGCGGAGCTGACGGAGATCTAG
- a CDS encoding aspartate kinase, translated as MSLVVQKYGGSSVADAESIKRVAKRIVAAKRAGNEVVVVVSAMGDTTDELIDLAQQVSPLPEGRELDMLLTSGERISMALLAMAIGSLGVEARSFTGSQAGVITDRVHNRARIIRVTPGRIHKALEEGAIAIVAGFQGVSHDTKDITTLGRGGSDTTAVALAAAMGAEVCEIYTDVDGVYTADPRLVPTARKLPAVRYEEMLELAASGAKILHLRCVEYARRFDVPIHVRSSFSTLEGTWIRNTAEGAEMEQAIIAGVAHDTSEAKITVVGVPDKPGEAARIFRAVADAEINIDMVVQNVSAAATGLTDISFTLPKTDGAKAMSLLDKLKEHIGFDSLAYDDQIAKVSLIGAGMKSHPGVTASFFEALAQAGVNAEMISTSEIRISVVCRADSVKPAVAAIHTAFDLDTDDEAVVYAGTGR; from the coding sequence GTGAGCCTTGTCGTACAGAAGTACGGTGGCTCCTCGGTGGCCGATGCGGAGAGCATCAAGCGCGTAGCCAAGCGGATCGTCGCGGCCAAGCGCGCCGGAAACGAGGTCGTGGTCGTCGTCTCCGCCATGGGAGACACCACCGACGAGCTGATCGACCTCGCCCAGCAGGTGTCCCCGCTGCCGGAAGGCCGCGAACTGGACATGCTGCTCACCTCCGGCGAGCGGATCTCGATGGCGCTGCTGGCGATGGCGATCGGGTCGCTCGGGGTCGAAGCCCGTTCCTTCACCGGTTCCCAGGCCGGGGTCATCACCGACCGGGTGCACAACCGGGCCCGGATCATCCGGGTCACCCCGGGCCGCATCCACAAGGCGCTGGAAGAGGGCGCGATCGCGATCGTGGCCGGCTTCCAGGGCGTCTCGCACGACACCAAGGACATCACCACGCTCGGCCGGGGCGGCTCGGACACCACCGCGGTGGCGCTGGCCGCCGCCATGGGCGCGGAGGTCTGCGAGATCTACACCGACGTGGACGGGGTCTACACCGCCGATCCGCGCCTGGTCCCGACCGCGCGCAAGCTGCCGGCCGTCCGGTACGAGGAGATGCTCGAGCTCGCCGCGTCCGGCGCCAAGATCCTGCATCTGCGCTGCGTCGAATACGCCCGCCGGTTCGACGTCCCCATTCACGTAAGGTCCTCCTTCTCCACGCTGGAGGGCACCTGGATCCGCAACACCGCCGAAGGAGCCGAGATGGAGCAGGCGATCATCGCCGGGGTCGCCCACGACACCAGCGAGGCGAAGATCACCGTGGTCGGCGTCCCGGACAAGCCGGGCGAGGCCGCCCGCATCTTCCGGGCCGTGGCCGACGCCGAGATCAACATCGACATGGTGGTGCAGAACGTCTCCGCCGCCGCGACCGGCCTGACCGACATCTCCTTCACCCTGCCCAAGACCGACGGGGCCAAGGCGATGAGCCTGCTGGACAAGCTCAAGGAGCACATCGGCTTCGACTCGCTGGCCTACGACGACCAGATCGCCAAGGTCTCGCTGATCGGCGCCGGCATGAAGTCGCACCCCGGGGTGACCGCCTCCTTCTTCGAGGCCCTCGCCCAGGCCGGGGTGAACGCGGAGATGATCTCCACCAGCGAGATCCGCATCTCCGTGGTCTGCCGCGCGGACAGCGTCAAGCCGGCGGTCGCGGCCATCCACACCGCCTTCGACCTCGACACGGACGACGAGGCCGTGGTCTACGCCGGGACGGGCCGATAG
- a CDS encoding DUF5063 domain-containing protein, which yields MADIATLDDDLAEFTSAIADQVESFLVAVRAVARGEAAASAVSMLLLEVSQLLLAGGRLGAIADVIPEERFEEDPGPDPDLDELRDQLALLLDPCDSYREVFDPLAVPTEVETRRISDDLASTVADLAHGLTHFRAGRETEALWWWQFSYLSGWGPAASAALRALHSIVAGSRLQGT from the coding sequence ATGGCTGATATCGCAACGCTGGACGACGATCTGGCCGAGTTCACCTCCGCCATCGCCGACCAGGTGGAGTCCTTCCTGGTGGCGGTCCGCGCGGTGGCCCGCGGCGAGGCCGCGGCCTCGGCCGTCTCCATGCTGCTGCTCGAGGTGTCCCAGCTGCTGCTGGCCGGCGGCCGCCTCGGCGCGATCGCGGACGTCATCCCGGAGGAGCGGTTCGAGGAGGACCCGGGTCCGGACCCGGACCTCGACGAGCTGCGCGACCAGCTCGCGCTGCTGCTCGACCCCTGCGACAGCTACCGGGAGGTGTTCGACCCGCTCGCGGTGCCCACCGAGGTGGAGACCAGGCGGATCTCGGACGATCTCGCCTCCACCGTGGCTGATCTGGCGCACGGCCTGACCCACTTCCGGGCCGGGCGCGAGACCGAAGCGCTGTGGTGGTGGCAGTTCTCGTACTTGTCCGGTTGGGGCCCGGCCGCCTCGGCCGCCCTGCGCGCGCTGCACTCGATCGTGGCCGGCTCCCGGCTGCAGGGGACCTGA
- the recR gene encoding recombination mediator RecR — MYEGVVQDLIDELGRLPGVGPKSAQRIAFHVLQTDPVDVKRLAEVLVRVKDTVRFCEVCGNVAAGERCRICLDERRDPTVLCVVEESKDVVAIEKTREFRGRYHVLGGALSPIEGIGPDELRVRELMARLADGVVTELILATDPNMEGEATASFLARMVRPLTADGTLRVTRLASGLPVGGDLEYADEVTLGRAFAGRRKIDG, encoded by the coding sequence ATGTACGAGGGCGTGGTCCAGGACCTGATCGACGAGTTGGGCAGGCTGCCCGGCGTGGGGCCGAAAAGCGCCCAGCGGATAGCCTTCCACGTGCTCCAGACCGATCCGGTGGACGTCAAGCGGCTGGCCGAGGTGCTGGTGCGGGTTAAGGACACGGTGCGCTTCTGCGAGGTCTGCGGGAACGTGGCGGCCGGCGAACGCTGCCGGATCTGCCTGGACGAGCGCCGGGATCCGACCGTGCTGTGCGTGGTCGAGGAGTCCAAGGACGTGGTCGCGATCGAGAAGACCCGCGAGTTCCGCGGGCGCTACCACGTGCTGGGCGGCGCGCTCTCCCCGATCGAGGGGATCGGACCGGACGAATTGCGGGTACGCGAACTCATGGCCCGGCTCGCCGACGGCGTGGTGACCGAGCTGATCCTGGCCACCGACCCCAATATGGAAGGCGAGGCCACCGCCAGCTTCCTGGCCCGCATGGTCAGGCCGCTGACCGCGGACGGCACGCTGCGGGTGACCCGGCTCGCCTCCGGCCTGCCGGTGGGCGGGGACCTCGAATACGCCGATGAAGTCACCCTGGGCCGCGCGTTCGCCGGAAGAAGGAAGATCGATGGCTGA
- a CDS encoding YbaB/EbfC family nucleoid-associated protein, whose protein sequence is MGALVQQAQQMQEQMLAAQQELGEQTVTGSAGGGLVEATVSGLGEIKGLKISPEAADPQDTETLADLIIAAIHDANRKSDALQQDKLGPLSQLGQGGGLGGPGGASFPLGF, encoded by the coding sequence ATGGGAGCGCTGGTCCAGCAGGCCCAGCAGATGCAGGAGCAGATGCTGGCGGCGCAGCAGGAGCTGGGCGAGCAGACGGTGACCGGCAGCGCCGGCGGCGGCCTGGTCGAGGCCACGGTCAGCGGACTCGGCGAGATCAAGGGTCTGAAGATCTCGCCGGAGGCGGCCGACCCGCAGGACACCGAGACCCTTGCCGACCTGATCATCGCGGCCATCCACGACGCGAACCGGAAGTCCGACGCGCTGCAGCAGGACAAGCTCGGCCCGCTCTCGCAGCTGGGCCAGGGCGGCGGCCTCGGCGGCCCGGGCGGCGCCTCGTTCCCGCTGGGCTTCTAG